A region from the Halobellus litoreus genome encodes:
- a CDS encoding alpha/beta fold hydrolase has protein sequence MNLPLATPFRETPRMRITRRGTDGDDLLVLLGWGNKPTHEHVAWLLTRLLDAGYRVHAVTLPTNGWNFEQQYVAPLDEYVADHDIDLALSHSTGGLLAEFLADRHAIRNVFCSPWWGVRTDGIVDRAILAAFERLPTAKRLYTPDLGVEAVGDLKSPAEAAAGPEGLSPAFLATIRDAQARLGAFDDGDVVFYTPADRVVDPAAIERRAPPENRRSYDGGHEFFASSGRDAVLDDVLAALDTGPGAV, from the coding sequence GTGAACCTCCCGCTTGCGACCCCGTTCCGCGAGACGCCCCGGATGCGGATCACGCGTCGGGGAACCGACGGCGACGACCTGCTCGTGCTTCTCGGGTGGGGGAACAAACCTACTCACGAACACGTCGCGTGGCTGCTCACGCGACTCCTCGACGCCGGGTACCGCGTCCACGCGGTCACGCTCCCGACCAACGGCTGGAACTTCGAGCAGCAGTACGTCGCGCCGCTCGACGAGTACGTGGCCGATCACGACATCGACCTCGCGTTGAGCCACAGCACCGGCGGCCTCCTCGCGGAATTCCTCGCCGATCGGCACGCCATTCGGAACGTCTTCTGCAGCCCCTGGTGGGGCGTTCGGACCGACGGGATCGTCGACCGGGCGATCCTCGCGGCCTTCGAGCGGCTGCCGACCGCGAAGCGGCTCTATACCCCGGATCTCGGCGTCGAGGCGGTCGGGGATCTGAAATCGCCCGCGGAGGCGGCCGCCGGCCCCGAGGGCCTCTCGCCGGCGTTCCTCGCGACGATTCGCGACGCCCAAGCGCGGCTCGGTGCCTTCGACGACGGCGACGTCGTGTTCTACACGCCCGCCGACCGGGTGGTCGATCCCGCGGCCATCGAGCGGCGAGCGCCGCCCGAGAACCGGCGCTCGTACGACGGCGGACACGAGTTCTTCGCCTCGTCGGGACGAGACGCCGTCCTCGACGACGTGCTCGCGGCGCTCGATACGGGACCGGGGGCCGTCTGA
- the dnaK gene encoding molecular chaperone DnaK, translating to MASNKILGIDLGTTNSAFAVMEGGDPEIIVNSEGDRTTPSVVAFTDDEERLVGKPAKNQAIQNPDNTIGSIKRHMGEEDYSVEIDDEEYTPEQISAMILQKIKRDAEEYLGDEVEKAVITVPAYFNDRQRQATKDAGEIAGFEVERIVNEPTAASMAYGLDDDSDQTILVYDLGGGTFDVSVLDLGGGVYEVVATNGDNDLGGDDWDEAIIDWLAEQFKNDHNIDLREDRQALQRLKDAAEEAKIELSSRKETTINLPFITATDTGPVHLEETLSRAKFESLTEDLIERTVGPTEQALSDAGYDRDDIDEVILVGGSTRMPQVHEKVEEMLGTEPKKNVNPDEAVALGAAIQGGVLGGEVDDIVLLDVTPLSLGIEVKGGLFERLIDKNTTIPTEESKIFTTAADNQTSVNVRVFQGEREIAEENELLGEFQLTGIPPAPAGTPQIEVSFNIDENGIVNVEAEDKGSGNAESITIEGGAGLSDEEIDRMQEEAEAHAEEDKQRRERIEARNEAESTIQRAETLLEENEEEVDDDLRASIEEKIEDVEETLEDDDATKEDYEDVTEALTTELQEIGKQMYEAQQAAGGAGGAGAAGAGPGGAAGPGGAGPGGMGDMGGAASDGDEYVDADFEDVDEDDEESSS from the coding sequence ATGGCGAGCAACAAGATCCTCGGTATCGACCTCGGTACCACGAACAGCGCGTTCGCGGTGATGGAAGGGGGCGACCCGGAGATCATCGTCAACTCCGAGGGCGACCGAACGACGCCCTCCGTGGTGGCGTTCACCGACGACGAGGAGCGACTCGTGGGCAAGCCCGCGAAGAACCAGGCGATCCAGAACCCCGACAACACGATCGGTTCGATCAAGCGGCATATGGGGGAGGAGGACTACAGCGTCGAGATCGACGACGAGGAGTACACGCCCGAGCAGATCTCGGCGATGATCCTCCAGAAGATCAAGCGCGACGCCGAGGAGTACCTCGGTGACGAGGTCGAGAAGGCGGTCATCACCGTCCCCGCGTACTTCAACGACCGCCAGCGCCAGGCGACGAAGGACGCCGGCGAGATCGCCGGCTTCGAGGTCGAGCGCATCGTCAACGAGCCGACGGCGGCGTCGATGGCGTACGGCCTCGACGACGACTCCGACCAGACGATCCTCGTCTACGACCTCGGCGGCGGCACGTTCGACGTGAGCGTGCTGGACCTCGGCGGCGGCGTCTACGAGGTCGTCGCCACGAACGGTGACAACGACCTCGGCGGCGACGACTGGGACGAGGCCATCATCGACTGGCTGGCCGAGCAGTTCAAGAACGACCACAACATCGACCTCCGCGAGGACCGGCAGGCGCTCCAGCGGCTGAAAGACGCCGCCGAGGAGGCGAAGATCGAACTCAGCAGCAGAAAAGAGACGACGATCAACCTTCCCTTCATCACGGCGACCGACACCGGTCCGGTCCACCTCGAAGAGACGCTCTCCCGGGCGAAGTTCGAGTCGCTCACCGAGGATCTGATCGAGCGCACCGTCGGCCCGACCGAGCAGGCGCTCTCTGATGCCGGCTACGACAGGGACGACATCGACGAGGTCATCCTCGTCGGCGGCTCCACCCGGATGCCGCAGGTCCACGAGAAGGTCGAGGAGATGCTCGGGACCGAGCCGAAGAAGAACGTCAACCCCGACGAGGCCGTCGCGCTCGGCGCGGCGATCCAGGGCGGCGTCCTCGGCGGTGAGGTCGACGACATCGTCCTGCTCGACGTGACGCCTCTGAGCCTCGGGATCGAAGTCAAGGGCGGCCTGTTCGAGCGCCTCATCGACAAGAACACGACCATTCCGACCGAAGAGTCGAAGATCTTCACGACCGCCGCGGACAACCAGACCTCTGTGAACGTCCGCGTCTTCCAGGGCGAACGCGAGATCGCCGAGGAGAACGAACTGCTCGGCGAGTTCCAACTGACCGGCATCCCGCCGGCACCGGCCGGAACGCCGCAGATCGAGGTCTCGTTCAACATCGACGAGAACGGCATCGTGAACGTCGAGGCCGAGGACAAGGGCTCAGGAAATGCAGAATCGATCACGATCGAGGGCGGCGCCGGCCTCTCCGACGAGGAGATCGATCGGATGCAGGAGGAGGCCGAAGCGCACGCCGAAGAGGACAAACAGCGCCGCGAGCGCATCGAGGCCCGCAACGAGGCCGAGAGCACGATCCAGCGCGCCGAGACGCTCCTCGAAGAGAACGAGGAGGAGGTCGACGACGACCTCCGGGCCTCGATCGAGGAGAAGATCGAGGACGTTGAGGAGACTCTCGAAGACGACGACGCCACGAAGGAGGACTACGAGGACGTCACCGAGGCGCTCACGACCGAGCTGCAGGAGATCGGGAAACAGATGTACGAGGCCCAGCAGGCCGCCGGCGGTGCGGGCGGCGCGGGCGCGGCGGGTGCCGGTCCCGGCGGTGCGGCCGGCCCCGGCGGCGCAGGTCCCGGCGGAATGGGCGATATGGGCGGTGCCGCCTCCGACGGCGACGAGTACGTCGACGCCGACTTCGAGGACGTCGACGAGGACGACGAGGAGTCGTCCTCCTGA
- a CDS encoding tRNA-dihydrouridine synthase, with protein sequence MFEPRVALASLSGEADADWARAGSDDAGAAFLGGVALDDATRAAARAMVDRDRTEFLPADPIAFVERELDALSAAPIRPGVNVRSATLGPVSDVAAACADRNAIVEINAHCRQSEMCEVGCGESLLRDTGRLRECVAAASDAGADVSVKVRAEVAGVDLGATAAAIEAAGGDAIHVDAMDSESAVDDVAAAAPSLFVVANNGVRGRESVREYLAYGADAVSLGRPSTDRRIRRRVRRAVDEWFEREESPEGEDPGDRERA encoded by the coding sequence ATGTTCGAACCCCGGGTCGCGCTCGCGAGCCTCAGCGGCGAGGCGGACGCCGACTGGGCCCGCGCCGGGAGCGACGACGCGGGCGCGGCGTTCCTCGGCGGCGTCGCCCTCGACGACGCGACCAGAGCGGCCGCCCGCGCGATGGTCGACCGCGACCGCACGGAGTTTCTCCCGGCCGATCCGATCGCGTTCGTCGAACGCGAACTCGACGCGCTTTCGGCGGCGCCGATCCGCCCGGGCGTCAACGTCCGGAGCGCGACGCTCGGTCCGGTCTCCGACGTCGCAGCGGCCTGTGCCGACCGGAATGCGATCGTCGAGATCAACGCCCACTGTCGACAGTCGGAGATGTGCGAGGTCGGCTGCGGGGAGTCCCTCCTGCGAGACACCGGCCGTCTCCGCGAGTGCGTCGCCGCCGCGAGCGACGCGGGGGCCGACGTGAGCGTGAAAGTCCGCGCGGAGGTCGCCGGCGTCGATCTCGGGGCGACCGCGGCGGCGATCGAAGCCGCCGGCGGGGACGCGATCCACGTCGACGCGATGGACTCTGAGTCCGCCGTCGACGACGTCGCCGCGGCCGCCCCGTCGCTGTTCGTCGTCGCCAACAACGGAGTGCGGGGGCGCGAGAGCGTCCGCGAGTACCTGGCCTATGGGGCCGACGCCGTGAGCCTCGGCCGGCCGAGCACCGACAGACGGATCCGGCGCCGCGTTCGCCGAGCAGTCGACGAGTGGTTCGAGCGGGAGGAGAGCCCCGAGGGTGAGGACCCGGGAGACCGAGAGCGCGCGTAG
- a CDS encoding NUDIX hydrolase → MSADQRDDAAPAGGTAASDDADVHENALQDVIAVDSDDNRTGLANRLDAHTGDGVRHRAFTCLVFDGEGHILLGQRAPNKRLWDTHWDGTVASHPVDGQSQLDATAQRLEEELGITPDQYGDLRVTDKFEYKRYYENAGLEWEVCSVLKVTLEDTSLDPDEEEIAGLLWADYEHLHEHPEWYRQLRLCPWFEIAMRRDFED, encoded by the coding sequence ATGAGTGCAGATCAGCGCGACGACGCCGCGCCGGCCGGCGGGACGGCCGCGAGCGACGACGCCGACGTCCACGAGAACGCCCTCCAGGACGTGATCGCCGTCGACTCCGACGACAACCGGACGGGGCTGGCGAACCGACTCGACGCCCACACCGGCGACGGCGTCCGCCACCGCGCGTTCACCTGTCTCGTCTTCGACGGCGAGGGCCACATCCTGCTCGGACAGCGCGCGCCGAACAAGCGGCTCTGGGACACCCACTGGGACGGGACGGTCGCGTCCCACCCCGTCGACGGACAGTCGCAGCTCGACGCGACCGCGCAGCGCTTAGAGGAGGAACTGGGCATCACGCCCGACCAGTACGGCGACCTCCGGGTGACGGACAAGTTCGAGTACAAGCGCTACTACGAGAACGCCGGCCTGGAGTGGGAGGTCTGTTCGGTGCTGAAGGTGACCCTTGAGGACACGTCGCTGGACCCCGACGAGGAGGAGATCGCGGGACTGCTGTGGGCCGACTACGAACACCTCCACGAGCACCCCGAGTGGTACCGGCAGCTCCGGCTGTGCCCGTGGTTCGAGATCGCGATGCGGCGGGACTTCGAGGACTGA
- the cofD gene encoding 2-phospho-L-lactate transferase, with amino-acid sequence MVTFLAGGTGTPKLLDGADRVFDPAETTVVANTGDDVELGGHLVCPDLDTVLFHGGGILDTETWWGIDGDTTATHEELHQLADAAGLDPGPRYLADDAQTAGRDIARWRRFSGVAEFMEIGDRDRAVHVTRTSLLDEGRTLTEVTRTLADAFDLDVELLPMSDDPVATIVHTPEGPMHFQEYWVHRRAAPEVLDVEFRGAETANPTPAVLDALDSPVVVGPSNPVTSLGPMLAMEAFADALASTPVVAVSPFVEREVFSGPAAELMAGVGRDPSTAGVAAAYPFADAFVLDDADGTDLDRPVVRTDTAIEGPDDAERVARAAETALEAVT; translated from the coding sequence ATGGTCACGTTTCTCGCCGGCGGGACGGGCACCCCGAAACTCCTCGACGGCGCGGACCGGGTGTTCGACCCCGCGGAGACGACGGTCGTCGCGAACACCGGCGACGACGTCGAACTCGGCGGCCACCTCGTCTGCCCGGACCTCGACACGGTGCTGTTCCACGGGGGCGGCATCCTCGACACCGAGACGTGGTGGGGGATCGACGGCGACACGACCGCAACGCACGAGGAACTGCATCAGTTAGCCGACGCGGCCGGCCTCGATCCGGGGCCGCGCTATCTCGCCGACGACGCGCAGACCGCCGGCCGCGACATCGCGCGCTGGCGACGGTTCTCGGGCGTCGCGGAGTTTATGGAGATCGGCGACCGGGACCGAGCGGTCCACGTCACTCGGACCTCGCTGCTCGACGAGGGACGCACGCTGACCGAAGTCACTCGGACGCTCGCCGACGCGTTCGACCTCGACGTGGAGTTGCTGCCGATGAGCGACGACCCGGTGGCGACGATCGTTCACACGCCGGAGGGGCCGATGCACTTCCAGGAGTACTGGGTCCACCGGCGGGCCGCGCCCGAGGTGCTGGACGTCGAGTTCCGAGGCGCGGAGACGGCGAATCCGACGCCGGCGGTGCTCGACGCGCTCGATTCCCCCGTCGTCGTCGGTCCGTCGAACCCTGTCACGAGCCTCGGGCCGATGCTCGCGATGGAGGCGTTCGCCGACGCGCTGGCGTCGACGCCGGTCGTCGCCGTCTCGCCATTCGTCGAGCGCGAGGTGTTCTCCGGACCCGCCGCGGAACTGATGGCTGGCGTCGGTCGCGACCCCTCGACGGCGGGTGTCGCCGCGGCGTACCCCTTCGCCGACGCGTTCGTCCTCGACGACGCCGACGGGACGGACCTGGACCGGCCGGTCGTGCGGACCGACACGGCGATCGAAGGCCCCGACGACGCCGAGCGCGTCGCCCGCGCGGCCGAGACAGCGTTGGAGGCGGTGACGTGA
- a CDS encoding SDR family NAD(P)-dependent oxidoreductase produces MTEDSTQPELYDSLDGQVALVTGANRGLGRQIAENLSDLGATVFAATRSITHDVPDEWEHLLVDVTQEGEISDAADEIFQAAGRLDIVVNNAGIAEFDSDIVSESVETIDRTLSTNLRGPMLVCKHTVPLLLQTEGGRIVNVSSGMGALAEGQSGGSPAYRVSKTGLNGLTAYLHGEYGEEGLLANSVSPGWVRTEMGGENADRPVEEGAETPTWLCRFRPDSPAGRFWRDHEPIEW; encoded by the coding sequence ATGACCGAGGACTCAACGCAGCCGGAGCTGTACGACTCCCTCGACGGACAGGTCGCGCTCGTCACCGGAGCCAACCGTGGACTCGGGCGACAGATCGCCGAGAACCTCTCGGACCTCGGGGCGACGGTCTTCGCGGCCACGCGGTCGATCACGCACGACGTTCCCGACGAGTGGGAACACCTCCTCGTCGACGTGACGCAGGAGGGCGAGATCTCCGATGCGGCCGACGAGATCTTTCAGGCTGCGGGTCGGCTCGACATCGTCGTCAACAACGCCGGGATCGCGGAGTTCGACAGCGACATCGTCTCGGAGTCGGTCGAGACGATCGATCGCACGCTCTCGACGAACCTCCGCGGCCCGATGCTCGTCTGCAAGCACACGGTCCCGCTGCTGCTGCAGACGGAGGGCGGCCGCATCGTCAACGTCTCCTCGGGGATGGGCGCGCTCGCCGAGGGACAGTCCGGCGGCTCCCCGGCCTACCGCGTCTCGAAGACCGGACTCAACGGCCTCACGGCGTACCTCCACGGCGAGTACGGCGAGGAGGGGCTGCTCGCGAACTCGGTGTCCCCCGGCTGGGTCCGCACCGAGATGGGCGGCGAAAACGCTGATCGGCCCGTCGAGGAGGGCGCGGAGACGCCGACGTGGCTCTGTCGGTTCCGCCCCGACTCGCCCGCGGGGCGGTTCTGGCGCGATCACGAGCCGATCGAGTGGTGA